DNA from Candidatus Stoquefichus sp. SB1:
AACACCAGAATTAAAGGAGATGGAAGCAAAAATTCTCAGTGCTAATGATAAAATTGTTGCTTTAGAATATGAAATTTTTGTTCAATTGCGTGAATATATCAAAAAAGATGTTCATTTGATTCAGGATGTAGCAAGTATTGTTGCACAAATTGATGTTTATCAGTCATTAGCTTCTAAAGCAAGTCATAATGCTTATGTTCGACCTGTTTTTAATGATCAGCATATTATAGATATCGAAAATGGAAGACATGGTGTTATTGAACAAGTGATTTCAAGACAAAAGTATGTACCTAATGATTTACATATCCATGAGGATGCACCTATTTTATTAATTACAGGACCTAATATGGGTGGAAAATCAACTTATATGAGACAAATTGCCTTGTGTGTTATTATGGCTCAAATTGGCTCTTTTGTGCCATGTGATAGTGCGAATTTACCAGTTTTTGATCAGATTTTCACACGTATTGGGGCAAGTGATGACTTGATATCTGGACAATCAACTTTTATGGTTGAGATGCTAGAAGCTAATAATGCCTTACGTTATGCAACTCGTGATTCTCTCATTATTTTTGATGAAATTGGTCGTGGAACAGCAACATTTGATGGAATGGCGATAGCACAATCTATGATTGAATACATTGCAACTCATATCAAGTGTATTACTCTTTTTTCAACTCATTATCATGAATTGACTATGATGGATGAAAGTTTCCATATCCAAAATGTTCATGCAAGTGCATCAGTAGAGGGAGACCGTATTGTTTTCTTATATCAAATCAAACCAGGACGTTCTCATCGCTCTTATGGAATTAATGTTGCTCAGTTAGCTAAATTACCTGATGAAGTGATTGCTCGTTCTAAAATTATTTTAAAATCTTTAGAAGATAATAATATTGAAACTGTTATCAGTGAAACACAAGAACAACCCGAGATGATAGTTCAAGAAAGCTTAGTTGAAAAAGCATTAGAAAGAATAGATCCAATGTCTTTATCACCATTAGATGCTTTAAGTACATTGATTGAATTAAAAAAATTATTATAAGTGAGGTGGTTAAATGGCAAAAATTAGACAGTTAGATGATATTTTATCTAATAAAATTGCAGCTGGAGAAGTTGTTGAAAGACCGGCTAGTGTTGTAAAGGAACTAGTTGAAAATAGTATTGATGCACTTGCTCATCGTATCGATATATATATTGAAGATGGTGGACTTCAAATGATTAAAGTGGTTGATAATGGTGAAGGTATGTCAAAAGAAGATGCCCGTCTTTGTTTTTCACGTCATGCGACAAGTAAAATAAAAGATGACCAGGATTTGTTTAATATTATGACTTTAGGTTTTCGAGGAGAAGCTATACCTTCTATTGCTTCAGTCAGTCATTTTGATTTAAGAACATCAACTGGTGAAGCAGGTTATTTTATGATATATGAATTTGGGAAGTCTCTTCAAGAAGGTATATGTGATTTACCAAAAGGCACACAGATTACGATCACTAAAATCTTTCAGAATGTTCCCGCCCGTTTAAAGTATTTAAAATCAGTTAATAGTGAGTTTGCTGCTATACACCAGTATGTTGAAAGAATTGCCTTAGCATATCCTCATATTGCAATACGATTATATCATAACGAAAAATTGATTTTTCAGACAAATGGAAAAGGCAATTTGTTGGAAGTCATTGCCAGTATGTATGGTATTGCAACAGCTAAAAATATGATTCCTGTTGAATTTGAAAATGATGAATTTCAAATTCAAGGATATGTTAGCAAAATTGATACTTCGCGAGCATCAAAGACAAATATTATCACTTTGGTGAATCATCGTTATGTAAAAAATGCAATGAGTATTGATGCAATTAACAATGCTTATCGAGCATATTTGGCTGATAATCGTTATCCTATTGCTGTTGTCAATATAGAGGTTGATCCTTATTTAGTAGATGTTAATGTTCATCCATCTAAATTAGAGGTCAGATTTTCTAAAGAATACGAATTACGTGAGCTGATATATAATGGTGTATCAAATGCTCTTCAACAGGTTAATTTAACATATCAAGTCAAAAATAAACAAACAGAACGTGAAACATTTAAACCACAATTAGATCAAGTGACTTTTGATTTGCCTGAAGAAACTCCTGTTTTTCATAAAGAAGAGGCAATTGTACAAAAAGAAGATTTGGCACAGCAAAAGAATTTACTTAAAGAACCCCAAACAGCATATACTCATGTTCAACAAAGAGATGAGACAATTGAAGAAAGCAGTCATACACCTATATCAACAATCCAACAAAGACCAATTCAAGAAAAAATTTATGCAAAAGCACAAATTCATGGAACTTATTTAATTGGTGAAAATGAAAAAGGAATGTATATGGTTGATCAGCATGCTGCTCAAGAAAGAATTAACTATGAGTATTATAAGGAACAGTTTTCACATCTTGATTTAACTATGCAGCCATTATTAGTACCTTTGCAATTGGAATACCCAATGAGTGAATTTCTCATTTTAGAAGAAAGAAAAAGTGTTTTAGAAAAAGTAGGAATTCATCTGGAAGTTTTTGGTGAACATGGTTACATCTTAAGAAGTTTACCTTTATGGATGAAAAAAATAGATGAGAACATATTTGTAGATGAAATGATTCAGGAAATTTTACATAAAAATTACTTAGATGTTGTCTCTTTACAAGAACATGCTATTGCAACATTAAGTTGTAAAGCATCATTAAAAGCCAATACATATCTTTCTTTAAGTGATATGCAAACTATATTTGATAATTTAATGCGATGTGAGAATCCATATGTTTGTCCTCATGGAAGACCAACAATATTGTTTTATAGTGATTATGAATTAGAAAAATTATTTAAGAGGGTGATTTAAATGAAAAAAGGAATAACAAATATTATCTTTGAACTTGTTTTAGGTGCAGGGGTGATTATGTTAATGGGGTATTGGTTTGATGGTGTCTATGTGAAAGATTTTTCAGTTGCTTTTTTAGTAGCACTTGTTTTAGCTTTATTAAATACTTTTATTAAACCTATTTTGACAATTATTGCATTACCGATTACCATTTTATCATTAGGAATCTTTCAGTTGATTATTAATGGTTTTATTTTAACACTTGCAACGGATATATTAGCACCTGATTTTCAAATTGCATCATTTGGATTAACAATTGTTGCATCAATTTGTATATCTATTTTGTATAGTTTGTTAGGGATTGGGAAACTCGATGACTAGAGTAATTGTTGTTGTTGGGCCAACGAGTGTTGGTAAAACGAAAATGGGTGTTGAATTAGCTAAAGCGCTGAATGGTGAAATTATTAGTGGTGATTCTATGCAAATTTATAAAGATATGAATATAGGAACTGCTAAGGTCACAACATCAGAGATGGAAGGAATTCCACATCATTGTATTGATATTTTAGAACCAACTTGTGCATATAGTGTTAAAGATTTTCAGGATGCTGTACGTTTTTGGATAGATGATATAACAGCGCGTGGAAAGACTCCAATTATTGTCGGAGGAACTGGATTGTATATTAAAGCCGCACTTTATGATTACAAGTTCAGTGAGACAGAAGATAATCATGATATGTTTAGAAAAAAGTATAAGGATTATGATAATGAACAACTCTACAATTATCTTTTCTCTATTGATGAAATGAGTGCTAAAGAATTACATCCTAATAATCGTCAAAGAGTCTTAAGAGCTATTGAAATCTATGAACAGACTGGGCGTAAGAAAAGTGAAATTGTTGATGAACAACAGCATATCTGTTTATATGATGCTTATTTTGTTGGGTTAACATTACAACGAGATCTTTTGTATGAAAGAATTAATCAGAGAGTTGATTTGATGAAAGCTGCTGGTTTGGAAAGAGAAATAAGACAACTTTATAATCAGGGATTAAAGAGAACACATCAAAGTATGAAAGCAATTGGTTATAAAGAGTGGTTTGATTACTTTGAAGGAAACATATCAAAGGATGAAGTTTATGAACTGATCAAAAAACATTCGCGCCAATATGCCAAAAGACAATATACATGGTTTAAAAATCAGTTTGACGTGCACTGGTATAATGTTGATCTTCAAAAGTTTTCAAATACAGTCCAAGCTGTTTTACAAGATATTCAAGAATAATATTTTTAATGATATTCTTTGTTATTGATTTAAATTATTTTATAAAAAATATTTCAAAGACGAAATGAATAGACATGATAAATGTATCTTTGTTTTGTCTTTTTTTATCAAGTCAATCTATTTGATAAGGTCATCTGCTCCTATTTAATAACATGCAACTGTTGGTTGTCAGATTTCAAAGAGTGAGTTGGTAGTTTTTCTGGTTGAATTTTGTATAATAGAAGCAAATAGGAGGGGAATTATGAAGTTACAAGAAAACTTAACAGTGTTAAGAAAACAAAAAGGTTTTTCGCAAGAAGATTTGGCATATCAATTAGGTGTTTCAAGACAATCAGTGAGTAAATGGGAATCAGGTATTTCAGTTCCAGAATTGGAACGATTAATTGAAATTGCTGATTTATTTGAAGTGACTCTAGATGAACTTGTGAAAGGAGAACAGACAAAAAAACAAGGGATAATCATGACTGATGAGCAACTTCATCGTGTCATTAGAAAATCAAGAGAATTTGAATATAAAAGTCGTCTTATGATTGGAAATATTCCACTTGTGCATGTTAATGTTGGATATGGTAAAAAAGTAGCCAAAGGTATAATAGCATTAGGTAATATATCAATTGGTGTGATTAGTATTGGTGGTATTGCAATTGGGTTATTAAGTTTGGGCGGTTTTGCTTTAGGCGCTCTGGCATTTGGAGGTGTTGCTATTGGGATAATGGCACTAGGTGGTGTTGCTTTAGGATATGTTGCACTAGGAGGACTGGCAGTTGGAATTTATGCATGTGGAGGATATGCCATTGCTAGTCAAATGGCATTTGGTGGTAAAGCAATAGGACATATTGCTATTGGAGCAAGTGTTCATGGTGATTATTGTCTACAAGGAACAAATTTCTCAAGTCAAGAAATAACACATTTTTTGCAGTCATTACCTGATAATATTCCTCAATGGATAAAAATATTTTTTTAACAGTAAAAATTAGAATAATCTATCAATATCAAAGGTAGACTAAAAGCCACATAAATGCTTTGTTTTTGTGGCTTTTTACATTCTTGCTAGTTTTTTTGTGAGTTTAATTTCCCTCGATTTTTCTTATTCCATTTGTATTGTTAATGATATATCCTCGTGTTTTTATCAAGTTGATTGACAATGAGGCTATTATCTCTATTTAGTACGATTGTAATTTCTGCACTATTAAATCTCCTCTTTTAAATATTTTCTTCCTGCATTTCAATGATTTGTACATTTGCTTTTGTTAGCTGTTCTCTTTTTTTGGAGAAACGTTCCATACTTTTTATACCAATATAAGTCAACGGAAAAATCACAGAGTATCCTAATTTTGAAGCATCTATTGCCGAGGAAGCAACACAACAGTTTCCGTCAATTCCAATACATTCTATATTATGGATTTTGTTCTCTTTTAATATTTCTAATAGGGTAGGATTACTGAAAATGCTGGATTTATCTTTTTCTACAATATAGTTTGATACAATTGTCAAGCCTTCGACAAACTCAGAAACGTATATCTTTTTGTTACGTCTGCCTACATTTTTTATATAGATAACTGTATCACCATGTCTTGAAGCAGTTGCTATACGTTCGTTGATTTTATCAATCAGTGTTTGGGAATAAAATTTATTTTTACTCTTTTCTCCAATATAGTCAGCTTGCATATCTATCACAATTAACGCTGTTTCATATTGCTTCATCTCATAACCTCCCAATTTTTTGTGATTCCATTATATAATATATAGGATGTGACATCAATGATTACAAAAATATATGTTCTTTTACTGTCAATGATATGATATTTATCGTTATATTCCTTGTGTTGCAGGTAATGTAGTCATAAATTTCATAATAAGTATAGAAGGAGTATACTTTTTTTAGAAAAACAGCTTGTTGTGTGTGATTTTTAACTATCTGTTCATCATTTTCATTGAGTAATGTTCTTTATATTATATTGTGGTGATATTAATAACAACATGTTATAATCAAGACAAGAGAAATAATGAGTAAAAGTGAGAACCAATGGCTATTTTGTATATTATGGCAGAGTGGTAAAAATCAAAAATTGTGAGGAACGTATATGATAGAAATTAGATATTTGAAAAGCTCTGATAAACAATTTTGGTATAGTCTTGATAAACATTTAGCAGAAGCAGAATTTATAAATAAGGTACATTCTAAAAGAGGCTATGTTATTTTAATGAATGATAAACCAATAGGGTTGTTAAGATATAATCTATTTTGGGATAATACTCCATTTTGTACAATGCTTATGATTGATGAAAATTATCGTGGAAAAGGTTATGGGAAACAATTAATAGAATATTGGGAACATGATATGAAAGCAAAGGGATATGGTATGTTGTTAATATCTACACAAGTTAATGAAACATCACAGAATTTTTATCGTAAATTGGGTTATAAGGATTGTGGCAGTTTAGTGATTGATGTTCCTGGTTATGCACAGCCTATGGAAATGTTTCTTATCAAAGCAATTTGATAAATTCCATTATGCTAGGGAGATGAAGGTGAGTATATGATACAATGAGAAATAACAAGTTGTCCTTTTGCTCACTATAGTTATGATATTTATCTGTTATGTTATAGGGATAAAAATGTTGTTGTAATAAATAGTTTTGAGAATGTATGTTATAAAGGCAGTACATTATTTATGGGAATTAAAAAATGTATTGAGATAGTATAATATTACAATACACTTAATACTCTTACTTAGAAGAATTAATAAAAAAATAGGACTTTTAAAGATTTGAGGTCCTATTTTTTATGATTTAAATCTTTGATTTTATGTGTTCGTCCATGTTTTAAAATACGACGATAATTTTCAGCTAAAGCTTTTTCATAATGACTCGTCATCCAAGGAATATAGAATTGTTCATTTTTAAGCTGTTCAGGCAGATATTGAATGTATTCCCATAGTTCGGGACGATTGTAATCATATTTTTCGTCTTCTGCTAAGCCTACAGGAGTGAGACGTAAATATTTTGGTGCAGGATAAGGATGTGTCGCTAATGAAGATAGAGCGGCATCTATCGCTGCTTCTGAGGACTTTGATTTAGGTGATAAACAAAGATCAATAATTGCACTTGCGATGGGAATGCGTGCTTCAGGGAAACCAATAACCTTTGCGGCCTGAAAAGCTAAAACTGTCCTCATACAAGCATTTGGATTGGCTAAACCAATATCTTCATAAGCAGTAGTAATAACTCGTCTTTCTAGTGATTCAAGGTCATTTGCTTCAATTAATTTACCTAAATAATACATAGCTCCATTAGGATCACTTCCACGAATTGATTTCTGTAAACCACTGAGGGTATCATAATATTGATCTTCATCTTTATCAAACTGAGCATTTGCTTTCCCAAGAGCATTCTTAATCATTTCCAAAGTAATCAGATTATCTTCACTTAAGATACTTGCAACTTCTAGACAATTATATGCAAAGCGAATATCTCCACTACTTAATTTAGCAATTGCTTCTAAGACACCATCCTCAACATGATAGATATTATTCAATCCATTTTCACTCATTAAAGAACGATTAAGTCCTTCAATAATATCTTCTTGTGATAATGGTTTGACTTCAACAATTTGACAACGAGAACGAATAGCTGGGTTAATGGAATGATAAGGATTGGCAGTTGTACAACCGGCAATAATCAATAAACCGTTTTCAATGTGTGGTAATAAGTGATCTTGTTTATCTTTATTTAAACGATGAACTTCATCAATAATGACAAATAATTCACCACTCATTTTAGCTTCCTCTATAATTATATCCATTTCTTTTTTGTTTCCAGTTGAAGCATTAAAAAGACGATAAGGAATATCTAAATCATTAGCAAGTGCACTTGCTAATGTTGTTTTTCCACAGCCAGGTGGACCATATAAAATTGTTGACATAGGATGCTTTTTTTTAACAAACTGTGTAAATAATGCTTTTTCTCCAATAAGATGCTTTTGTCCTAAAACATCTTTTAATGATTTAGGACGCATACGATGTGCTAAAGTTGTAGCCATAAAATCTTTCCTTTTCTTATAAATTTGTTTATAATAAGTATAGCATTTTTAAATGAATAATGATAGGAGCGAGTTATGAAAGTTGTTGTACAAAGAGTAAAAGAAAGTTCTGTAACAATTGATGGAGAAGTCAAAGGTCAAATTGGAAAAGGTTTTATGTTATTGGTTGGCTTTAGTAATGATGATAATACAAGTATTATTGATAAAATGATTGATAAAATCATTCATTTGCGTGTATTTGAAGATGAGCAGGGGAAAATGAATTTATCTTTATCTGATATAAATGGAAGTATTTTATCTATTTCGCAGTTCACATTGTATGCTGATTGTCGTAAAGGACGTCGTCCTGGTTTCACCGATGCAGCAAAACCAGATATAGCCATTCCACTTTATGAGGACTTTAATCAAAAAATAAAAGAAGCAGGGATACATATTGAAACAGGTGTTTTTGGAGCTGATATGAAAGTTGCGCTTATTAATGATGGACCAGTGACAATTATTTTAGATAGTCGTGATATATGTAAATAAATTTGAGTTGTTGTCATAAAGACTCTATGCAAACTTTAAAATAACTCATATAATATATGAGAATAATATTTGCGGTTTGTAATGTCTATGTTCTTATTGAAAAGAACAATGAAATGATCTTATTTAAAGGGAAAAGTTTATCATAAAAGATAGACTTTTCTTTTTGATTGAAAAAAGTATCTTTTTATAAGATACTTTTTTACAGAGTAATTAAATATCTCTGGGGTTTTTACTGGCACTCAAATTTATTGGGGTGCCTTTTCTTTTTATATTGTTTCTTCTTTTCATTTCTATGGGGTTCTTTCTCTTTATATTTTCTCTAAATCATTATATGATTATTTTATAAAATTTACAGAAAGAAAATGGATAAACAATCGCCCCGACCAAAGTTTGATTATTTATCCTGTCCTATTGAAGAACACTATGATAATAATTCAAACTCACAAAAAAATCAAGCCTTTCAATCAGTTTGTTTATGACAGATTGATTAGAAGCATCAACTTCAATAAAATTGAGTGCTCCAGTTGTCATTCCCACAGCTGGACTTTTCATGCCTACTATGATCGTCATACTGATTTCTTCAATAGAGATATTGTTATCAGAATACTGAGAGTTCAATGCACTGATTGCGGTGTGACTCATGCAGTTCTTATTCAGGAAATGATTCCCTATTCAATTGCCGATTTCTCTGTTATCTGTTCATCTGTCAATTATTCTCAGTTCACTTATTCCTCTCATCGCTTTTTTCTCATCCATAAATATCACGATATCCCCCTTAGATACATAACCTTATGCTGGATGAACCGCAGAAATCATCCTTGTCTTTTCTATTTTCCCACATGACTTTTGTATGCCTTTCCCTTTTTCTATGTTACTTTTGTCTTAGAAACAAGATGAAAGGAGATTTTTATATGAAGGCTATCGATGCACCACCTCTTTTGGAAGATGGTGAACTGCTCAATACTACCATTATGCCTATTATTTCCGAAAATGATATTCTCAAGTTCTTCAATCTTGAAAAAGATGATATTCAGGAATTCAGAATCACCCATCAGTCAGATGGAATTTACATCTGCATCAGACTGAATGTCAAATATCATCAGTGTCCTGTATGTGGTCAGATGACTGATAAAATTAAGGATTATTCTCAAAAAAAGATTATTCATTCCGTTCTTAATTATTCCCAGTGCTTTATCATATACGAAGCCAGAAGATATCGCTGTCCTCACTGTCACAAAACATTCTTTGAACACAATCCCTTTGTATTTGGAAGTTCCAGAATCTCTGTAGCGACTGTATCCAATATCCTCAGAGATCTTAAGCTTCCCAATGAAACATTCACATCTGTTGCCAGGCGTTATCATGTTTCAGTAACCTCCGTCATCAATATCTTTGATGATCATGTCCGTATTTCCAGGAGACCTCTTCCTGCATGTCTGGGTATTGATGAGGTTTATGCATTCAAGACTTATAAAAGCAAATTTGTCTGTGTGCTGGTTGACTGTACTGACCAGAAGATTGTTGATGTCCTGCCAACACGTAAAAAGGATGACCTGATCAGCTACTTTATGCTTATTCCCAGAGAAGAGCGTGAAAAGGTGCTGTACTGTTCGTTTGACATGTGGGAAACCTACAGGATTGTTGCCAGACACGTCTTTCCCAATGCAAGCTGCTGTATCGACAAGTTTCATGTTGTTCAGGAACTGGGGCGAAGAATGGATAAAGTCAGAATATCAGCTCAGAAAAAGTACATGACACAGATCAGGGAACTTCAACAAAAAAAGAAGAATATCGGCCTTACAAAAGAAGAGGAATATATATACGAGGAAGCATCCAGACACTACTATGTGCTTAAAAAATTTAACTGGATGTTCATCTCAACTGACAACAGAATATTTGATCCCAATGAGGAAAAGAGATACAACAGAAGACTGGAAGGATACTACAACTATTATGATCTGTTTGATTATATGGTGAAGTATGACAGAGAACTTGATATCGCCTATGACCTTAAGGACAGTGTTACCCGTTTCTACAGACAGTGTCATTATGAAGACGCAAAGAAAAAACTGGAAGAAATCATTATCGACTTCAGGTGCTGTCCTATAGAAGAGATGAGCCAGTTCGCCAACACTCTGACAAGATGGAAGCAGGAAATCATCAATTCCTTTATGATTGTAGACAGGGAGAAAAACAGAAAGATGAATACTGCGATTGTAGAGAACCGCAATAAAAGCATCAAGCTGATCAAACATGCATCAAATGGATACCTGAACTGGGAACGTTTCAGAAACAAAATCTTATTTTCACTTAACAGTGATACAACCTATTATCTCAATATTATAAAAAAGGAGGACAAATAATAATGATAAAGACATACAAGCTTATTCTGGAGGACGATGAGAATAGGATTCTTGAAGAAGATGAAGTTCTGGAAGAAATACTGGAAGACATAAGTAATATGTATAGAAGAATCATGATAATATCTTCAAAAGTAGATAAGATTTTAGAAAAATCCAATGAACGATTCTAATTAAAAAAGTCTATACAAAAAAGTGGGGTCAGTTAAGCCCCACTTTATTTGATAGATGAGATTCACGAAATCCCAAGTTATTTTAGATTACCTTTTTACATAATTGTTTTTATTTTAGCTGCTATATTTGTCAACAATAGCATTCATGATATCCCATTTTTTCTCCATATCTTCAACCAATTTAAATTGTGTTCTACAGCGATCCAAATTGTGTGTAGCATATTTTGTTTTAAAATAAGTATCACCTTGCAGATAATCGGTTAAAAAACGGATACCACATTCAAGTGTCATTACTTTTGCACCAAGTGGTAAAGCTTTTATCTCGGCTTGACTAAGACGACCATTACATCCCTCAATAAATCCTTTGGTATAGACTTCAAATAAATGCATATCACATTCAATTAATGATAAATCTTTCTCATCTTCAGCTCCAGTACTGGCACCAAAACGAATAGAATCACCAAAATCATTAATAGATAAACCTGGCATAACTGTATCTAAATCAATCACGCATATCCCTTGATGTGTTTTATCATCAATTAAAACATTATTTAATTTTGTGTCGTTATGTGTAACACGTAGAGGCAGTTCACCATTTTTTTGCATATCACTTAAAATATGTGTATCTTCTACATGTTTATAAACAAAATCAATTTCTTTTTGGACATCTTTTGCACGCTGACAGATGTCTTCTTTGACAGCTTTTTGAAAAACTTGGAAACGTGCAGCAGTATTATGAAAATCAGGAATTGTTTCATGGAGTGTATGAGCAGGATAATCTGCTAATAAACTTTGGAACTTTCCAAAAGCTAGTGCACTTTGATAAAAATCTTCTTCACTTTCGACTTCATCATATCCAGTTGCACAAGTGATAAAATGATATGCACGCCAGTATTCACCTTGACTATCTTGATAATAGGGTTTTCCAGATTTATTGAGAATGACAGTTAGTGTTTCTCTTTCTGGATCTCCACCATTTTGAATGATTTTTTTTCTTAAAAAATCAGTCACATTCATTATATTTTCCATGAGTTCAACAGGTTTTTTAAAGACATTTGTATTCATTCGCTGCAAAATAATAGGTACTATACCCATATGTTTTATTTTATATTCCAATAAATATGTGTCATTAATATGGCCACTACCATAGGGGCAAGCGTTAATGATTTCACCAACAAAATCAAAATGTGAAATAACTTCGTTAAGGATTGGTTCATTAATCATTGTTTCTCACCCCATAACATTGTAGGATATATACCATCTTTTTTCATCTTTTCAATGGCTTCTACGATTATTGGTTTGTCTTCTTTATAAGTGACCCCATACCATTGATTGGCTGTTGTTAAAACTTCAACTGTTGCCTTTTTTT
Protein-coding regions in this window:
- a CDS encoding isochorismatase family cysteine hydrolase, whose protein sequence is MKQYETALIVIDMQADYIGEKSKNKFYSQTLIDKINERIATASRHGDTVIYIKNVGRRNKKIYVSEFVEGLTIVSNYIVEKDKSSIFSNPTLLEILKENKIHNIECIGIDGNCCVASSAIDASKLGYSVIFPLTYIGIKSMERFSKKREQLTKANVQIIEMQEENI
- a CDS encoding phage holin family protein, with the protein product MKKGITNIIFELVLGAGVIMLMGYWFDGVYVKDFSVAFLVALVLALLNTFIKPILTIIALPITILSLGIFQLIINGFILTLATDILAPDFQIASFGLTIVASICISILYSLLGIGKLDD
- the mutL gene encoding DNA mismatch repair endonuclease MutL, whose protein sequence is MAKIRQLDDILSNKIAAGEVVERPASVVKELVENSIDALAHRIDIYIEDGGLQMIKVVDNGEGMSKEDARLCFSRHATSKIKDDQDLFNIMTLGFRGEAIPSIASVSHFDLRTSTGEAGYFMIYEFGKSLQEGICDLPKGTQITITKIFQNVPARLKYLKSVNSEFAAIHQYVERIALAYPHIAIRLYHNEKLIFQTNGKGNLLEVIASMYGIATAKNMIPVEFENDEFQIQGYVSKIDTSRASKTNIITLVNHRYVKNAMSIDAINNAYRAYLADNRYPIAVVNIEVDPYLVDVNVHPSKLEVRFSKEYELRELIYNGVSNALQQVNLTYQVKNKQTERETFKPQLDQVTFDLPEETPVFHKEEAIVQKEDLAQQKNLLKEPQTAYTHVQQRDETIEESSHTPISTIQQRPIQEKIYAKAQIHGTYLIGENEKGMYMVDQHAAQERINYEYYKEQFSHLDLTMQPLLVPLQLEYPMSEFLILEERKSVLEKVGIHLEVFGEHGYILRSLPLWMKKIDENIFVDEMIQEILHKNYLDVVSLQEHAIATLSCKASLKANTYLSLSDMQTIFDNLMRCENPYVCPHGRPTILFYSDYELEKLFKRVI
- a CDS encoding helix-turn-helix domain-containing protein; this encodes MKLQENLTVLRKQKGFSQEDLAYQLGVSRQSVSKWESGISVPELERLIEIADLFEVTLDELVKGEQTKKQGIIMTDEQLHRVIRKSREFEYKSRLMIGNIPLVHVNVGYGKKVAKGIIALGNISIGVISIGGIAIGLLSLGGFALGALAFGGVAIGIMALGGVALGYVALGGLAVGIYACGGYAIASQMAFGGKAIGHIAIGASVHGDYCLQGTNFSSQEITHFLQSLPDNIPQWIKIFF
- the miaA gene encoding tRNA (adenosine(37)-N6)-dimethylallyltransferase MiaA codes for the protein MTRVIVVVGPTSVGKTKMGVELAKALNGEIISGDSMQIYKDMNIGTAKVTTSEMEGIPHHCIDILEPTCAYSVKDFQDAVRFWIDDITARGKTPIIVGGTGLYIKAALYDYKFSETEDNHDMFRKKYKDYDNEQLYNYLFSIDEMSAKELHPNNRQRVLRAIEIYEQTGRKKSEIVDEQQHICLYDAYFVGLTLQRDLLYERINQRVDLMKAAGLEREIRQLYNQGLKRTHQSMKAIGYKEWFDYFEGNISKDEVYELIKKHSRQYAKRQYTWFKNQFDVHWYNVDLQKFSNTVQAVLQDIQE
- a CDS encoding ISL3 family transposase, with amino-acid sequence MKAIDAPPLLEDGELLNTTIMPIISENDILKFFNLEKDDIQEFRITHQSDGIYICIRLNVKYHQCPVCGQMTDKIKDYSQKKIIHSVLNYSQCFIIYEARRYRCPHCHKTFFEHNPFVFGSSRISVATVSNILRDLKLPNETFTSVARRYHVSVTSVINIFDDHVRISRRPLPACLGIDEVYAFKTYKSKFVCVLVDCTDQKIVDVLPTRKKDDLISYFMLIPREEREKVLYCSFDMWETYRIVARHVFPNASCCIDKFHVVQELGRRMDKVRISAQKKYMTQIRELQQKKKNIGLTKEEEYIYEEASRHYYVLKKFNWMFISTDNRIFDPNEEKRYNRRLEGYYNYYDLFDYMVKYDRELDIAYDLKDSVTRFYRQCHYEDAKKKLEEIIIDFRCCPIEEMSQFANTLTRWKQEIINSFMIVDREKNRKMNTAIVENRNKSIKLIKHASNGYLNWERFRNKILFSLNSDTTYYLNIIKKEDK
- a CDS encoding GNAT family N-acetyltransferase — encoded protein: MIEIRYLKSSDKQFWYSLDKHLAEAEFINKVHSKRGYVILMNDKPIGLLRYNLFWDNTPFCTMLMIDENYRGKGYGKQLIEYWEHDMKAKGYGMLLISTQVNETSQNFYRKLGYKDCGSLVIDVPGYAQPMEMFLIKAI
- the dtd gene encoding D-aminoacyl-tRNA deacylase; the protein is MKVVVQRVKESSVTIDGEVKGQIGKGFMLLVGFSNDDNTSIIDKMIDKIIHLRVFEDEQGKMNLSLSDINGSILSISQFTLYADCRKGRRPGFTDAAKPDIAIPLYEDFNQKIKEAGIHIETGVFGADMKVALINDGPVTIILDSRDICK
- a CDS encoding replication-associated recombination protein A, translating into MATTLAHRMRPKSLKDVLGQKHLIGEKALFTQFVKKKHPMSTILYGPPGCGKTTLASALANDLDIPYRLFNASTGNKKEMDIIIEEAKMSGELFVIIDEVHRLNKDKQDHLLPHIENGLLIIAGCTTANPYHSINPAIRSRCQIVEVKPLSQEDIIEGLNRSLMSENGLNNIYHVEDGVLEAIAKLSSGDIRFAYNCLEVASILSEDNLITLEMIKNALGKANAQFDKDEDQYYDTLSGLQKSIRGSDPNGAMYYLGKLIEANDLESLERRVITTAYEDIGLANPNACMRTVLAFQAAKVIGFPEARIPIASAIIDLCLSPKSKSSEAAIDAALSSLATHPYPAPKYLRLTPVGLAEDEKYDYNRPELWEYIQYLPEQLKNEQFYIPWMTSHYEKALAENYRRILKHGRTHKIKDLNHKK